One window of Watersipora subatra chromosome 3, tzWatSuba1.1, whole genome shotgun sequence genomic DNA carries:
- the LOC137391752 gene encoding uncharacterized protein: protein MKMDIPVHIGFSILQLAKLRMLEFYYDFMDRYFDRKDFQYVAMDTDSAYMALSAPMDNIVRKEIADIYYKEYGKWFPRMYCDRHADDFQLCKSVPTKLWELQNCCKEVYQYDIRTPGLFKVEFSGHGIVALNSKTYFCWNDETHSTKHSSKGLSKTTNSFTKDTFLKVLHSRSPKEGVNKGFVKKDNRVFSYTQLRTGLTYFYSKRRVCNDGVSTEYILA from the exons atgaaaatggatatacctgtacatatcggattctccatattacaactggctaaacttcggatgttggagttctactatgacttcatggatag atacttcgacagaaaggacttccagtatgtggcgatggatacagatagtgcctacatggctctttcagcacctatggataatatcgttagaaaagagatcgctgatatatactacaaagaatatggaaaatggtttcctaggatgtattgcgatcgacacgcggatgatttccaactctgtaaatctgttcctacaaagttgtgggaattacaaaattgttgcaaagaagtatatcaatatgatataaggactcctggtttattcaaagtagaattttcaggacatggaatagtagccttaaattctaagacttacttttgctggaatgatgaaactcattctacaaagcatagcagtaaaggattaagtaaaactacgaatagttttacaaaagacacttttttaaaagtattacattcaagatctcctaaggaaggggtaaacaaaggttttgtaaaaaaagacaatagagtgttctcatacactcaacttagaactggattaacatatttttattcaaaaagaagagtatgtaacgatggagtgagcacagaatatattttagcataa